Within the Oncorhynchus masou masou isolate Uvic2021 chromosome 1, UVic_Omas_1.1, whole genome shotgun sequence genome, the region agactcaatcatggacactcttactgacagttgtgcctgctttgcgtgatgtattgttgtctctaccttcttgccctttgtgctgttgtctgtgcccaataatgtttgtaccatgttttgtgctgctaccatgtagtgttgttgtcatgttgtgtttctactatgctgtattgtcatgtgttgctgcattgggtctctctttatgtagtgtttatgTTTACTGATCATGAAAAGCTACTTGCTGTATTAACCAAAGACTGTACAGTATGAAGATACGCGAAAACTGCTTCTCCAACAGAAATCCCAGATCACACTTGTAGGCAATGTTATTCTTCTTCTGTGGATTTTATATagcagttggcaaccaactttaaggtgaaggaaaaaggaaaccgcacactcCTCTTGGTAGTATCACTGATATTTAATAAGCTTATGACCTAAAGCATGACATTTCTACCTTTAGATTTTGTGGCATAGAGAAAGTTAAGAtatcagacaggggaggtgatATTAATAATACTCTGAGCAAAAGAGAATGTTTTTTggattttcaccctccagacattatttcctaaaggacttaatgatgaaatgtctatgtatgttatgttgtgaaTTATGTACCTATTTAAGATTACTCTGTTTTTCGTAAGATGTACCCAATGATTAATGATAACTTGCTgtgtcctcattgtggttttatGGAATTGTTTAAAGCGTCTTATTTTTACActtttgtagtgtttgtgagaTGCATGTTATATCAGGTAGCACTTATTTGTTCTTCCTTTGCCTCCAACCCCTTTCCATGCgtggaacggatgtgggtggggctaggtctacataagggtgctaaaaaaaaaaagttttatcgCAAAAGATCTGACGAGGGCCGTGATGCCGATACTTAAGTTTATTAAATATCAGTGATACTACCAAtagcagtgtgcggtttcctttttccttcattTTGTTCAACGGTTGCCATGAACCTGCAAAGAGATTGCTCAGATTttcgagtgccttttgaattttgaaCCAACTTTAACGTGCATCATCGCCagcaactggactggagtgtgcaCCAGAGACAGTGATGTCGGATGTTCCCCACCACTTTCAATGTGCTACTTAGcattgtgtgtcccagtctcagccttgtgccTACgctttccttcctcccttctctctcggcCTGAGGACCACCCCGTCCCCACCTtttcctggatcttatacaggtgTCTTCCCTTACTCTCCCTGTTCCACAACTCTTGCCACTTTTTTAACCACTGTTCTTATTAATCCCTTGGCTTCTGCTTTACTGATTGACAATTCCATCTCAACATTAGATTGTAAAAGATTGGCGATGTCATGGCTACTTTGTTTAAACTCATGCCTAGAAACACGCGAGGAACTGCGCATGTGCAGGCGGTCAAAATCAAAAGGCACTCCTTCactataaagttgtttttgaggAAAATAAAAACCTTTCAGTTTCTCACTTTGACGAGGTTTGAGTAATAACACGTTCAACTACTTAAGAAATTGTCTCGAATCTAGGTTGTGTCTTTGGATTGAGAAAATTAACAATTAAATTAATCATTTTTTACTTCTCTCATTGAATTCCAAACCCCTGCCTGGTCGTTTGGTCTGTTTCGCAAGCGTTCTCGAAAGTCTTGCGACGTTGTGGTCTgtgtttagaaactctgtggtaTAACTATGATAGAGCTAAATATAAACAATTGTTTTGCCTGAAATAATCGTAAATGTTGAGTTCTGACGATGCTCTTCAAGGGGTGATGATATTACAACCAAAtagttaacatttatttaacaataCTTTGAAAAGGGTAAGCTGTTGTCATTGGTTTTAGCGGAGCTGGGATCGACTTGCCACCTAGCAGGCAAATCGAACGCTCTGCACGTTATTGTGACGTTTTATTGATTACGACCTATTCTACTGACGCACGTGGTGAAAAGGGAAAAGGGACGGGCGAAAAATTAAAGGGGCAAAGCATAAAATACTTGTCATTCAAACGTTTCCCTTCTTTGCTGTCCGTGTTCAATGCATTAACTGGAGCGTTTCAATAAAGCAATTTTGTCCCCAATATCAGTCAGCTCTATCCTATTTCACAGTTAATTGTATCACGATTTGTATGGCAAACGACAGGAGTGCTGGGGACGCTGCTTGGGTTATGCATCATCAAATGCCGTCGAATCCCAAAGCCGCCTGGCCTTCAAATTACAACTCAGAAAATAATAACGTGAACTGGAGTAACGCTATGGTAAGTCACATTGTGTAACTAATTCATATCAACACGTACTTATGTTTCTAATTTTAGAACACACGGGTTAATGTCAGTAAACAAGCTTTGTCTCGTACTGTGTAAATTTAACGTCATTAGctcaagctagttagctagcctatgttttagccagctaacgttatctagctaCCCGTCTTCTGACAGTATGTCCAATCTAGCTAGTTAGTACGTTTTGCTATAATGCTTGCTTAGCTATATTTGACATGTAGATTTTCTAGCTAGCTATCTCGTTTGTAGTATATGATAAATAGCCTAGTTAGACAAACAGTTGAGACTACAATACATAGCTAACTAGGTATCTATAACTAATAGTCCAATACCAAAGGGTCCTAACATTACTTTTTGTATGGGGCTTTCAAGACAACTAAGAACTTGGGGGAAAacacgaggtcaaatcatgacgtcagtcaTATTCAGGTCGCAAAAGGAGTTGTAGAAAGATACCTATTTTGGTGCATTCAACAACTGAGCGATACAAACCCTGTTAAATccggatgttgtatctataccttatcTCATGCCTTTATTGGAACGGATTTAgtgataatatctgttggaaaaagtttaatgttgccacacacatacctacttgttaacaaaattaaggaagtttcctttaaaattgttcttaaatattatcctgccaaccactatatgacgAAGTTTAAGGAATACATCAATTCAAATTGTACCTTTTTGTAATGACCATCCAGAAATGGTGTTGCaacttttttggcattgtattcatgtaaggaaactgtggcaagacatcagaacacatttatgaagattttacactattgtggagagatgtactgcttgGATTATTTACCTACAATAGAAATAAGATTACATAAAATAGTTATTAATTtcattcttttggccaaatttcacaTTCACAAATGTACATTTACAAACAAAAGAGCACATTTTCTTACCTtacaaaaataaattgaactATATATTAAGACAATTAAAATACTATACGAACAAAAAGCTGTTTTTATAAATCTATGTCCCTTagtaaggtccttgtgtaatgtgatattgtaccccctagcccaATTGTCCtttgtatattatttatatatacacacgtgTGTTCCCACATGTACTTCCTGTATTGATTTATTGTTAattctacatttttttaaaacctggaaataaaaataaacaaataaagctGTCGAAAGATTCCCGAGTTTCCTGtttggaattccaagttggatgacagTAAAAAATATTTTTCCCAGTCAAAGCTTATTTTTTTatagttcccagttgttttgaatgccgCAATAGACCATCGGTGACTTAACGTCACCACATTTGTTTCCGATGAGAatagagagcaatagtaatggcTTCTTTTTGTAGGCACCAACTCTGCCATGGTTTTGAACAAAGTCTAAGGGAAAATTTGGTATTTGTAAGGTTTTGTGATAAACGGCGAAAATAAGGAGTGTGGGAAACACAGACGtagatcttatacgttttgtaCTATGAGAATCTTCATCAGCTAACCTCACCTTTTGTGAATTTTGATGcagttatataaaaaaaaaattaaagcacaaaggcttcataattcataataTCTGTCAGTTAACATTACTTTTATCTTATAGAACAAAACTTTtataagcctgtgttaacctcagaccttcAGCGTTTATACCAAAACCCTATTCTTTCCCCATTTTAATTTTGCTATAGGAATGGGTCtacaagctggcgagctctatGCTCAGTGTTGCATTTGATGATCAGGAAGTATTTTTTTCAGCGTGTCGCCATCTTGCTACATGGACAAGTTTTTGGAAACATGGCATGTGCATTTTGAGCTACTGTAGGAAGTGActttgcaggctagctcagtggaCTATTTCAAGTTGAAGGCTGATGAGGTACTGCAGGCTGCCACTAGCAACTAAATTATCCTTATACCTTTGTTGGGTATGATTTTCAAAAGAAATCTGTTCAACAACATACATCTGGTGAAATGGAAGCAATTATTGGTACCATGATTGTGGTGGGGGGGCGAGTGGAGTATATCCATGAATATGGACCACAAAGAAGTTTTCTAGAAACAATGCCTGTGGTATGGTGGTCAGCCTTCAACTTAAAATCCTTAATGCGAGTGGGCAGTCATTCCCTGCATTACCTCTTATAGTCCAAGGACCTTACATGTTCtgtttttccataaacaagcacTGTAACATGTCAGCATGGGGACCCTAATCCTATTAAGTTGTGTAGTAATTTAGGCTGATATGAAAGATactttactttgtttacaaaacCATATGGCAAGCAAGTGTTAACATTCAGAACGAGCGTCGGTGCTCTTATCAAAACTAGCTAATGTTGTGTGATGGCTGCTAGCTAGCTATTATGGAATACAGTAGGAAATGTTTTTAGTCTTGCTGCATTTGACTATTGGATACTTGGTCAAACAAGTCTAGGGTTACGGTTTACTCAGGTCAATATGACTAGTTCAAACTGTGCTGATTTGGAGGCCAGGTAAATAAATCTCTCCCCGTATGCCTACAGGATGCTTCCCAATACCCTGGTTACTCCTCAAACTACTGGTACCCCCAGTCACATTCCACAGCAGGGCACTATGCAAATGCATATCCTTCAGGATCTGACGTGCAGCCACCTTACAACCCACAGGTGCAGTACAGCCTCATGTTATGTCATAGCAAAGGCCCTCTAAATCCAAGGCTATATATGGGAATTAATTCCTTATCTCAAGACTAAAGTGCTCTCAGCCTACCGTGACACTTTGTCACGCACACATACTTTCACAGACCGGTAGTCTGGCATGCACTTTCACACACTTACGGATGTaggcacacactttctctctctctctccctcgctccctgtcCAGGCAATGCAAGCATATCCAAATGGCCACAGTGTCTATAACCCTGGTCCAGGCCAGTATCCGGCAAGTTCTTTCCACCCGTCCAACCCATTCTACTGTGCAGACCAGATGCCTCCCAGGCAGGCCCCAGGCCAGTACCCTAGCCAGTGCTGCCCAGGACCAGAGCAGAGCACAGGGGGGTCAGGACAACCACACGCCCAGCACCAACATCAGCACCACCACTATCCTGGACCACACTGTCAAGGGGTAAGTTCATTCAACCAGTACAGGGCAGTGTTTAATGGTGTCTGATGTAAAGGCAGTTGGGTATAATGGATCTTGTTTTCTATTTTATACCTTGATCTTCTTTAGGCCTCTGGCTATCTTCCTGGGTCTTACTCGCACTATGGGGAAGGTGGTCCTGCGATGCCACCAAACCCCCCATACCCCACTGGACAGGCCATTCACCATAGGCCGCAGGCTGAGGCTTGGGCCCACTCGGGTGGGTATGGGCCCTCACACCAGCAGTGGCAGCCAGACGGCCACTATGGGACCCCTGTCCACCCCCAACAACCCCCAGCATGGCCAGGGACAGGCACTGGAGCCCCACCCCCCTATGAAGCCAAGGTACATGTGGAACACACGGGATGCATCTCAATGACCTAAAGTGGCTTTTTGTCTCATTTCCTTTATTTGCACATATTGTTTCTGAAATAAAATCCAAGTGGGCCTAATTTACTTCTTGGAGGAAAAGGGGATATGTCAGATAAAAGCTCAAACCTTACTCTGGTACCGTAGCTGTCTTGGGTCTGAATTTTAATAACTTATATTCATTCATTATGCACTAGTCGTCTAAGACAGGTGGGCAAACTACGGCCCGCAGGCCACATCACACGCGCTAGTAGATATTACAATTATTATTTTGGGTTTTaaaaaaaacactccaggacacATTTTAATGTCtaaaaaatatactgaacaaaaatataaacacaacatgcaacaacttcattgattttactgagttacggtTCAAATGAGGAAATTGGCCAATTTGAAATGCATTCAtaagaccctaatctatggagttCTCATAACTGAGAACAGATATTCATCTGGTTGCAGATGCATTAAAgaaaaatgggcctcaggatctcgtcacagtattttTGTCCATTGAAATTGCcgttgataaaatgcaattgtttgtctagcttatgcctgccaataccattaccccaccgccaccatggggcattctgttcacaacgttgacatcagcaaaccgcttgcccacacatCGCCAtaaacgtggtctgcggttgtgaggccagttggacgtactgccaaattctctaaaatgacattggaagcggcttatggtagagaaattaacatttaagtctctggcaacagctctggtggtcattcctgcagtcagcatgcaaattgcgcgctccctcaacttgagacatctatggcattgtgttgtgacaactgcacattttattgtccacagcacaaggtgcacctgtgtaatggtcatgctgtttaatcagcttcttgatatgccacatctgtcaggtggctggattatcttggaaaatgagaaatgctcactactAGGGATATAAATACATTTGTGATCAATTTGGTAGAATACATTTTTTTGCCTAtagaaaatttctgggatctttaatttccgctcatgaaacatgggccaacactttacatgcgtTTTTATATTTTAGTTCGGTGTAGGTTGAAATGATAATCATcctatatacactacatatacaaaagtatgtggacatcctttcaaatgagtggattctgtTATTTCAGACACTTCCGTTGCTGACAAgtatataaaatcaagcacacagccatgcaatctccatagacaaacaaaccgtagaatggccttactgaagagctcagtgactttcaacatggcaccgtcatacgatgccacctttccaacaagtcagttcgtcaaatttctgccgtgctagagctgccccggtcaagtGTCAGTGCTGTTAGTGTGAAGTGGAAACTTTTAGGAgtgacaacagctcagccgcgaagtggtaggccacacatgctcacagaactggaccgccGAGTGAAATGCATAGCGTGTAAAAcatgtctgtcctcggttgcaacactcactaccgtcagcacaagaactgttcgtcgggagcttcatgtaATGGGTTTCCATAGCTGAGCAGCCACAAACAAGCCTAAAATCAATCACCGTGCACAATACAAGGTgttgactggagtggtgtaaagcttgccaccattgcgCTTCTGGAACAGGGGAAACgtgttctctgaagtgatgaatcacacgTCACCATCTCTCAGTCTGATGGGCgaatctgggtttgacggatgctaggagaacgctacctgcctcaatgcatagtgccaattaaagcatgacaatgcccctgtgcacaaagcgaggaacatacagaaatggtttgtcgagatcgttgtggaagaacCTGATTTGTCCCCAGTGGAACCACCACTTTTGGGCACCTGAGTGTCGCAGTGGTTTAAGGGTGTCTGTgctaaaggcgtcactacagacaccctggttcgattccaggctgtatcacaaccagccatgattgggagtcccatatgaaggtgcacaattggcccagcgttgtcctggtttggctggtgtaggccatcattgtaaataagaaattgttcttaactgacttgcctagttaaataaactaggcctaatcgcccaaaatcagtgcccgatctcactaatgctcttgtggctgaatggaagcaagtccctgcagcaatgttccaggatctagtggaaagccttcccagaagaggggaggatgttatagcagtaaaaggaggaccaactccatatcaatgcccatgattttggaatgaagtatttgacgagcaggtgtccacatacactactaAAAGTATTTTCAAAACTGCCCTCTTTCTAGCCTGCACATGTATTTTGAAGAACAAATTGAATTTTGAAATCATGTGGCCCTCAAGCCAACAAGTTTATTTACCCACCCTTGGTCTAagacaatcttttttttttttacttcctcAGGACCAGCACTACGCAGGACCCCATCAGCACCAGCGTACCCCACAGGTGGGACCCAAACCCAGGCTGGCCCACTCCCCTAACCCCACCAATGGCAAGCCTGTCGACTTCAGCTCACCTCCCCAGATGTACAATAAACCAGGGCGAGGAGGGGCGCAGGAGCCAAAGTCTTCCCAGGGTGAGCCTCCACCCCCAATCCCAGCTCTAGCCCAGCATCAGGGAGTGATCCACAACCCTAGCCTGGCCAAAGTCCAGCAGGTCATGGCCCGGGTGCTTTTGCTCCATGAGGATGTGGACGAGTTTGTGGGTAAAAAATCGGACAAGAGTTACAGGTACCTGGAGGAACTGCTTACTAAGGAGCTGCTGGTGTTGGACTCAGTGGAGACTCAGGGACAGGAAGTGGTAAGGCAGGCCCGGAAGGAGGCTGTGCAGAGGATCCAGGCCATACTGGACCGGCTGGAGAAAAAGGCCTTCTGAACTGAACCAGTTATGTATATGGACGGGTCTTACTGTTCTTTTCTTGTGACATTTCAGTCTTCCACAGTCAGGTTGTGGGCCTTATTTCAGATTTAAACCGGTCCCTTAGAATTCATTGGAGTTCTAAGTCCTTGTTTGTTGTCTACACCTCCCGGATCGGAAAGGTTTAGATTGGCTGATTGTCAACAAGGGTTTGGTTTGGAATCGGGCCAGCTTGGGATGCTTTATGCAGGTGTGATCACAACATAAGATGCCATTTCAAAGTAGTCATGATGGAAAATTGAATGGTTGTACATATCAAGTTATGATGTTGGGTTAGTTTTCATAACCCGAC harbors:
- the LOC135544515 gene encoding BAG family molecular chaperone regulator 4-like isoform X1, translated to MANDRSAGDAAWVMHHQMPSNPKAAWPSNYNSENNNVNWSNAMDASQYPGYSSNYWYPQSHSTAGHYANAYPSGSDVQPPYNPQAMQAYPNGHSVYNPGPGQYPASSFHPSNPFYCADQMPPRQAPGQYPSQCCPGPEQSTGGSGQPHAQHQHQHHHYPGPHCQGASGYLPGSYSHYGEGGPAMPPNPPYPTGQAIHHRPQAEAWAHSGGYGPSHQQWQPDGHYGTPVHPQQPPAWPGTGTGAPPPYEAKDQHYAGPHQHQRTPQVGPKPRLAHSPNPTNGKPVDFSSPPQMYNKPGRGGAQEPKSSQGEPPPPIPALAQHQGVIHNPSLAKVQQVMARVLLLHEDVDEFVGKKSDKSYRYLEELLTKELLVLDSVETQGQEVVRQARKEAVQRIQAILDRLEKKAF
- the LOC135544515 gene encoding BAG family molecular chaperone regulator 4-like isoform X2 → MANDRSAGDAAWVMHHQMPSNPKAAWPSNYNSENNNVNWSNAMAMQAYPNGHSVYNPGPGQYPASSFHPSNPFYCADQMPPRQAPGQYPSQCCPGPEQSTGGSGQPHAQHQHQHHHYPGPHCQGASGYLPGSYSHYGEGGPAMPPNPPYPTGQAIHHRPQAEAWAHSGGYGPSHQQWQPDGHYGTPVHPQQPPAWPGTGTGAPPPYEAKDQHYAGPHQHQRTPQVGPKPRLAHSPNPTNGKPVDFSSPPQMYNKPGRGGAQEPKSSQGEPPPPIPALAQHQGVIHNPSLAKVQQVMARVLLLHEDVDEFVGKKSDKSYRYLEELLTKELLVLDSVETQGQEVVRQARKEAVQRIQAILDRLEKKAF